Proteins encoded in a region of the Neodiprion virginianus isolate iyNeoVirg1 chromosome 2, iyNeoVirg1.1, whole genome shotgun sequence genome:
- the LOC124298522 gene encoding uncharacterized protein LOC124298522 has translation MLFLILAGFLCFFPTPTAKFQRPRPPASSGHFGLFKSLHYLTHNVSVWRLCGAAALSQGVTGPWLAMITMAFASTVTQGEADKLAFWTVILGSSLGVCASRLMDIFQGHLKIAIFVLLVASSAMFLWVLLLEKQVLTFTKGEFYTAVALGVSSSWATPALFLELASEIAYPVSEAIVGGYMIFLANFVAATFYFSYFLPDMSERWSSYWVFGSLTVASILVMYVKDEYNRTLAMRDIIHVSDDQ, from the exons ATGCTCTTTCTGATTCTGGCCGGTTTCTTGTGCTTCTTCCCTACGCCTACGGCGAAATTTCAACGACCGCGCCCACCAGCTTCCAGTGGTCATTTCGGCCTTTTCAAGTCACTCCATTACTTGACCCA CAATGTCAGCGTGTGGAGACTCTGTGGAGCCGCAGCATTGAGCCAAGGAGTGACTGGACCATGGCTCGCAATGATCACGATGGCTTTTGCTTCGACTGTAACTCAG GGCGAAGCCGACAAGTTGGCTTTCTGGACAGTAATTTTGGGTAGTTCTCTGGGTGTTTGCGCATCACGGCTGATGGATATATTCCAAG GTCACTTGAAGATCGCCATCTTCGTTTTACTTGTTGCATCTTCAGCCATGTTCTTGTGGGTTTTGTTGCTGGAAAAGCAAGTGTTGACCTTCACCAAAGGAGAATTCTACACAGCTGTGGCTCTCGGAGTTTCGTCTAGTTGGGCAACGCCCGCCTTATTTCTCGAATTAGCTTCCGAAATTGCCTATCCGGTCTCCGAAGCTATTGTAGGGGGATACATGATCTTTTTGGCCAATTTCGTGGCCGCAACATTTTACTTCTCTTATTTCCTGCCTGATATGA gTGAACGTTGGTCCAGTTATTGGGTCTTTGGTAGCCTGACAGTCGCTTCGATTTTAGTTATGTACGTGAAGGACGAATATAATCGAACATTAGCTATGCG CGATATAATTCACGTTTCCGACGACCAATAA
- the LOC124298076 gene encoding complex III assembly factor LYRM7 isoform X1, producing the protein MSGNLRRQVLGTFKKLHRTRMNTFQDDKYALEATRNKINEEYRKCKDVTDENKIAELNEFALAVEREVRTTIVQAREVEPGKFALRVNTDTEKLDNATLDAAGCFTSTQRKPSSDFKKCSDTTNTS; encoded by the exons ATGAGTGGAAATCTTCGGAGGCag GTGCTCGGgacgtttaaaaaattgcatcgAACGCGCATGAATACATTTCAAGACGACAAATATGCTTTGGAAg caacaagaaacaaaataaatgaagagTACAGAAAATGCAAGGATGTTacagatgaaaataaaattgcagaA TTAAATGAGTTCGCTTTGGCAGTTGAACGAGAGGTGCGAACTACAATTGTCCAGGCTAGAGAAGTAGAGCCAGGAAAGTTTG cACTTCGCGTTAATACGGACACAGAGAAATTAGACAATGCGACACTTGATGCAGCTGGATGTTTCACCAGCACTCAACGAAAACCTAGTTCGGACTTCAAAAAATGTTCCGACACTACAAATACATCCTGA
- the LOC124298076 gene encoding complex III assembly factor LYRM7 isoform X2 → MNTFQDDKYALEATRNKINEEYRKCKDVTDENKIAELNEFALAVEREVRTTIVQAREVEPGKFALRVNTDTEKLDNATLDAAGCFTSTQRKPSSDFKKCSDTTNTS, encoded by the exons ATGAATACATTTCAAGACGACAAATATGCTTTGGAAg caacaagaaacaaaataaatgaagagTACAGAAAATGCAAGGATGTTacagatgaaaataaaattgcagaA TTAAATGAGTTCGCTTTGGCAGTTGAACGAGAGGTGCGAACTACAATTGTCCAGGCTAGAGAAGTAGAGCCAGGAAAGTTTG cACTTCGCGTTAATACGGACACAGAGAAATTAGACAATGCGACACTTGATGCAGCTGGATGTTTCACCAGCACTCAACGAAAACCTAGTTCGGACTTCAAAAAATGTTCCGACACTACAAATACATCCTGA
- the LOC124297781 gene encoding uncharacterized protein LOC124297781, which yields MILIHKPMVLNIMNAGHLVLGKIALIRASKIPNRRLTLAERKTHRKQKIPGSGSQRGSERQREDVKGRRRCAGSKIGRRGVKVEDEAPLPERGAALGGRARHPARTLRVFVPGPADSFRPRLRRPRHSSSGCRRRPVTIDDSALPASVSATPRARLPTNSKVSHRGFERASDCRFSASRRPPSAPDDRRDARRISWAKMAAHLLAFSVSLYFEIHRGTFPRMRVSPSRTCQAPLRLLTIIIHALGIRHSQLDA from the exons ATGATACTGATTCATAAACCAATGGTCCTGAACATAATGAATGCAG GACATCTTGTGCTTGGTAAAATTGCGCTTATAAGAGCTTCAAAAATCCCAAACAGACGATTAACATTGGCGGAAAGGAAAACTCACAGAAAGCAGAAAATCCCTGGAAGTGGCTCTCAGCGAGGGTCGGAACGGCAACGCGAGGATGTGAAGGGGCGCCGCCGATGTGCGGGAAGTAAGATAGGTCGGAGAGGTGTGAAAGTTGAAGATGAGGCCCCGTTGCCGGAAAGAGGAGCGGCCCTTGGAGGAAGGGCAAGGCACCCTGCACGGACCCTTCGGGTCTTCGTTCCTGGCCCTGCAGACTCTTTCCGCCCGCGGCTCCGGCGTCCGCGTCATTCGTCTTCCGGGTGTCGTCGGCGCCCGGTAACCATCGATGATTCGGCACTTCCGGCGTCCGTCTCGGCGACTCCTCGAGCTCGACTTCCGACGAACAGCAAGGTTTCGCATCGGGGCTTCGAGCGGGCCTCGGACTGCAGGTTTTCGGCATCTCGCCGTCCCCCTTCGGCTCCAGATGACCGTAGAGACGCGCGAAGAATTTCCTGGGCGAAGATGGCCGCCCATTTGCTTGCGTTTTC AGTCTCTCTGTACTTCGAAATTCACCGCGGCACTTTTCCTAGGATGCGGGTATCGCCCAGCCGGACGTGCCAAGCACCTCTGAGACTCCTGACCATCATCATTCATGCACTCGGCATACGCCACTCTCAGCTCGATGCTTAA